The region GACTTATTCATTTTCAACTTATTACTAATGTCGCAAACATACGATACTGTGTTACAAAAAACAAACATTTAATACTGATTTATATCATATAATGCACATCCATGCATTTTATCGGATTTTTCTGAAAATGTATTGAGTGTAAGAATGGTATTATAACAATTTCATTCTTACAGTGTGCAGTCTTTAGTGGGGTATGCACCTAACTCCAAAATTTCGTACTCTTGCTCCAGAGTATTTATAATCAAAACTCGATTTCGAAGCAAACGCCCCTTCCCAGTAAGAATTTTCAGTACTTCAGAAACCTCTATGGATGCTACTAGTGCTGGAGTAAAGGATGGATTTCCGAGTTCCTGCTCAATGCCTTTGTTTTGGCTAGTATGGTATATATAGTTTAATGTATTATCATTAGGAAAAATAGTAGTTACCTGCCCATACCACCCTGCAATTGCCCCATGCACCATCGGAGTATGGTTTATTGCAGCATATTTCTGCAGAATAAAACGCGAAACAACACTGTCGAGGGCATCGCAAATTACATCGAAACCTTTTGTAATTTCCCCGGCATTACTCTCATCTAAGAAGACTTGCAACGCATTTAACTTAATGTCTGGATTTATTATTGCAACATGCTTCTTCGCTGCAAAAGCCTTTGATTCTCCTATATTCATGCTATGAGAAAACAGTTGTCTATTGAGGTTCGTTTCATCAAACGTATCGGCATCAACAGCAGTAATAAGTCCTACTCCCAATCGGGCAAGTTGTTCAACAATGTGCCCGCCAAGTCCCCCACAACCTACAACCAGAACTTTTTTTTCGCGCAAGGAGAGATTTTCCTCGTGCGAAAGCATGTTCTCATTTTTTAAATATCGTTTCTGCATATTCCTGAAAATTTGGCTTAAACTATCAATTCTAAATTAGCCTCCACCTACCGGAGGAAATATGCTAACCGTGTCCCCATCTTTAAGAGACTGGTCAAATGCACAATCTCTTCCATTAACAAACAGAATGGCAACTTCGGTAGCAGGGATGTTGAGTTTTTCAAAAATATCTGCAGGGGTTGCTGCGTCTAAGAAATTTATCAGTTGCTCTTTTTCTCTTCCTTCACGTAAAGTTGCAAATAGTTTTACTTTAACTTGCATAACATTATTGGCATAATTTAGAGTGTAGAGATTACAATGTACTCAATCAATTTTAAATAGTTCAAATACAAAACACAAATTTTCTGGCCCACAAACAGTCGGCACAGCTGGGTTCTAATCCATCGCAGTCAAAGTCTGTGTTGTGAATAAGGCTACAGCCCTCAACCAAATCGCAATCGGGGCATGACGGGTAATGGTTGTTATAAATTCTTTTTCGAAATCCTACATAATTTGCCCCAGTCCATATATTCGAGAGTGATCTATCTGCAATATTGCCAAAACTGAATTGTTTTAGGGTTTTAGAACGTCCAAATACAACTTCGCTGCCCTCGTGGCTAAATCGGTAGCAAGGCACCACCTCGCCTCTGGATGTGATATACGTTGCATTACCGTAAACAAATGCGCAACCCCTCTCTGTCTTTAATTCTGTTTCAGGGAAATGAACCCGTAAGCCTCGCTTGAAGGAATAGTTACGGATTTTATGGAAGAGCTGCTTAAGCCGGATGTTGTCATAACGCTGATATAGAATATCATCGGCTTGAACTGGATGCTGTGGTAATAGGTGAGAAATAATCAGGTTGTGAATTCTTTTCTCCGCAAGTATATCCATCAGCGGAAAAATATCCTGAATATTCAACTTTGAGGCCACAAATTGAATGTCCAGTCTTGGCGTTTCTAAATTATTTTCTTGCTTTAGCATGTTTATGAAATCAATCGAGGATA is a window of Tenuifilaceae bacterium CYCD DNA encoding:
- the chlN gene encoding molybdopterin biosynthesis protein MoeB, whose translation is MQKRYLKNENMLSHEENLSLREKKVLVVGCGGLGGHIVEQLARLGVGLITAVDADTFDETNLNRQLFSHSMNIGESKAFAAKKHVAIINPDIKLNALQVFLDESNAGEITKGFDVICDALDSVVSRFILQKYAAINHTPMVHGAIAGWYGQVTTIFPNDNTLNYIYHTSQNKGIEQELGNPSFTPALVASIEVSEVLKILTGKGRLLRNRVLIINTLEQEYEILELGAYPTKDCTL
- the moaD gene encoding molybdopterin synthase sulfur carrier subunit, with the translated sequence MQVKVKLFATLREGREKEQLINFLDAATPADIFEKLNIPATEVAILFVNGRDCAFDQSLKDGDTVSIFPPVGGG
- a CDS encoding tungsten cofactor oxidoreductase radical SAM maturase produces the protein MQALTQIKEIKSVETIVLGGMGEPLLSPYLQQTVDFFQGKQVWVTTNGTLIREKLNRDILAGISLVVISIDGMEQQMIQGRGVSFADLISSIDFINMLKQENNLETPRLDIQFVASKLNIQDIFPLMDILAEKRIHNLIISHLLPQHPVQADDILYQRYDNIRLKQLFHKIRNYSFKRGLRVHFPETELKTERGCAFVYGNATYITSRGEVVPCYRFSHEGSEVVFGRSKTLKQFSFGNIADRSLSNIWTGANYVGFRKRIYNNHYPSCPDCDLVEGCSLIHNTDFDCDGLEPSCADCLWARKFVFCI